The following are encoded in a window of Shewanella psychrotolerans genomic DNA:
- a CDS encoding DUF3389 family protein, with protein MVVTFSQGKIIMSMHEIQVKFSDQALSLYALAEDIKVVRDALMLVADGGAVRWALKLDSIEQIDEVVAELGIDS; from the coding sequence ATGGTTGTTACATTCTCGCAAGGCAAAATCATCATGTCGATGCATGAGATCCAAGTTAAATTTAGTGACCAAGCGCTTTCTTTGTATGCTTTGGCCGAAGATATAAAAGTCGTAAGAGATGCATTAATGTTAGTTGCCGATGGCGGCGCTGTGCGCTGGGCTTTGAAGCTAGACTCCATCGAGCAGATTGATGAAGTCGTCGCTGAATTAGGAATTGATAGCTGA
- a CDS encoding chemotaxis protein CheV, with the protein MARVLDSVDQRTKLVGENRLELLLFRINATQLFAINVFKVKEVVKLPLLSELPGSHSSIKGVANIRGTSIPVIDLRQAIGFQAMAETDDANLIITEYNRSVQGFMVGKVEHIINMTWGDIMPPPKSTGSHNYLTAITKVEVDGRTQLVSIIDVEKVLAEIIHYDISISDGVLDESLVENMMGRKILIADDSSTARRQIKDTLMPLGIEVIETSDGLQALNLLQGWCDEGRNVYDEILMLITDAEMPEMDGYRLTYEIRKDKRMEELYITLNTSLSGSFNNAMVEKVGCNKFISKFQPDLLVGVVQDRLREIVGS; encoded by the coding sequence ATGGCTAGAGTGCTAGATAGCGTCGATCAACGTACCAAGTTAGTCGGTGAAAATAGATTAGAGCTGCTGCTGTTTAGGATCAATGCCACTCAGCTTTTTGCTATTAATGTATTTAAGGTGAAAGAGGTGGTTAAGCTACCCCTCTTAAGTGAACTTCCTGGCAGTCATAGCAGCATAAAAGGGGTGGCAAATATTCGCGGAACCTCAATTCCTGTTATCGATCTTCGCCAAGCCATCGGCTTTCAAGCGATGGCTGAGACTGACGACGCAAACCTAATCATCACAGAATACAACCGTAGTGTTCAAGGTTTTATGGTCGGTAAGGTCGAGCATATTATTAATATGACTTGGGGGGATATTATGCCGCCGCCTAAGAGTACGGGAAGTCACAATTACTTGACTGCAATTACTAAAGTTGAGGTTGATGGACGTACTCAGCTAGTATCCATCATCGATGTTGAGAAGGTGTTAGCCGAAATTATTCATTATGATATTTCGATTTCCGACGGTGTGCTGGATGAGTCATTAGTTGAGAATATGATGGGGCGTAAGATCCTTATCGCAGATGATTCCTCTACCGCCAGACGCCAGATTAAAGACACCTTAATGCCCCTCGGTATCGAAGTCATTGAAACATCCGATGGCCTGCAAGCGCTTAACTTATTGCAAGGGTGGTGTGATGAAGGACGCAACGTTTATGACGAAATTTTGATGTTAATTACCGATGCCGAAATGCCAGAAATGGATGGTTATCGTTTAACTTACGAAATTCGCAAAGACAAACGTATGGAGGAGTTGTATATCACGTTGAACACATCGTTAAGTGGCAGTTTTAATAATGCCATGGTAGAAAAAGTGGGTTGTAATAAGTTTATTTCGAAATTTCAACCCGATCTCTTGGTTGGTGTGGTGCAGGATAGACTAAGAGAAATTGTCGGATCTTAA
- the ushA gene encoding bifunctional UDP-sugar hydrolase/5'-nucleotidase UshA has protein sequence MTNKLIKGLVATAILAALAGCNSSDDDKAPTTCAEAGDACTIFTVLHTNDNHGRFWENKDGEYGMAARKTLIEQIRAEVAANGGETLLLSGGDINTGVPESDLQDAVPDFIGMNDIGYDAMAVGNHEFDNPLAVLDSQRSIANFPMLAANIYRADGTRYFDAYKVFDVNGVKIAVIGLTTEDTAKISNPEFISGLTFTDPKEEAAKVIKEIKDAKAADLIFATTHMGHYANGENGSNAPGDVALANALAQGELQAVIGGHSQNPVCMEGGEYADFTPGDECAPDQQNGTYIMQAHEWGKYVGRADFEYFNGELHLASYKLVPVNLLKKVTDANGEETKELVGEAIEPDAALKELLSYYQERGQGQLDEIIANTDGLLDGERANVRKMQTNLGQLVAEAQRSKVNADVGVMNSGGVRASIEAGDISYRDVLTVQPFGNMLTLSTMTGAELTEYLNVVATFDVGESGSGAYPQLAGIKMDVDCEAKTVSINDINGKGYAADATYTFTVPSFNAAGGDGYPKLNPVQTGYVDAEVLYTYFKDKGDIKATDYAPVAGDIQFLNSNSPLACKR, from the coding sequence ATGACAAATAAGCTTATTAAAGGATTAGTTGCGACTGCAATACTTGCAGCTCTTGCAGGTTGTAATAGCAGCGATGATGATAAAGCACCAACAACATGTGCAGAAGCTGGCGATGCTTGTACTATTTTTACGGTATTACACACTAACGATAACCATGGTCGTTTCTGGGAAAACAAAGATGGCGAATATGGTATGGCGGCTCGTAAGACGTTGATCGAACAGATCCGCGCAGAAGTTGCAGCTAACGGCGGTGAAACGCTATTGCTATCTGGTGGTGATATTAATACAGGTGTTCCAGAGTCTGATCTGCAAGACGCGGTTCCTGATTTTATCGGGATGAATGATATTGGTTACGATGCAATGGCTGTCGGTAATCATGAGTTCGATAATCCATTGGCTGTATTAGACTCACAGCGCTCAATTGCTAACTTCCCAATGCTGGCGGCAAACATCTACAGAGCGGACGGTACACGTTATTTTGACGCTTATAAAGTGTTTGACGTTAACGGTGTGAAAATTGCAGTTATCGGTTTAACCACTGAAGATACAGCTAAGATTAGTAATCCAGAATTTATCTCAGGTCTCACATTTACCGATCCAAAAGAAGAAGCGGCAAAAGTAATTAAAGAGATTAAGGATGCTAAAGCGGCAGACCTTATCTTTGCAACTACTCATATGGGTCATTACGCTAATGGAGAGAATGGTAGCAACGCTCCAGGTGATGTCGCTTTAGCTAACGCATTGGCACAAGGTGAATTACAAGCCGTTATTGGTGGTCACTCTCAAAACCCTGTGTGTATGGAAGGCGGCGAATACGCTGATTTCACACCTGGCGATGAGTGTGCTCCAGATCAGCAAAATGGCACCTACATTATGCAAGCTCACGAATGGGGTAAGTATGTTGGCCGTGCTGATTTTGAATATTTCAATGGTGAACTTCATCTAGCAAGTTACAAACTCGTGCCCGTTAACTTACTTAAGAAAGTCACCGATGCAAACGGTGAAGAAACGAAAGAACTAGTGGGTGAGGCTATTGAACCTGATGCTGCGCTTAAAGAGCTACTTTCTTACTATCAAGAGCGTGGTCAAGGCCAACTTGACGAAATTATTGCAAACACCGATGGTTTACTCGATGGTGAGCGTGCAAATGTCCGCAAGATGCAGACTAACCTAGGTCAATTGGTTGCAGAAGCACAGCGTTCAAAAGTGAATGCTGATGTTGGTGTAATGAACTCTGGTGGGGTGCGAGCATCAATTGAAGCGGGTGATATCTCTTATCGAGACGTACTAACTGTGCAGCCATTTGGTAACATGCTTACCTTAAGCACTATGACGGGTGCCGAATTGACTGAATACTTAAATGTTGTTGCGACATTTGATGTGGGAGAGTCTGGTTCTGGTGCTTATCCGCAGCTGGCGGGTATTAAAATGGATGTTGATTGTGAAGCTAAAACCGTTTCTATCAACGATATCAATGGAAAAGGCTATGCTGCTGATGCGACATATACCTTCACTGTGCCAAGCTTTAACGCGGCTGGTGGCGACGGCTATCCTAAGTTAAACCCAGTTCAAACTGGTTATGTTGATGCCGAAGTGCTTTATACCTACTTTAAAGATAAAGGTGATATCAAAGCTACCGATTATGCTCCAGTTGCGGGTGACATTCAGTTCTTGAATAGTAATAGTCCATTAGCTTGTAAGCGTTAA
- a CDS encoding glutathione S-transferase family protein, which translates to MGLLQGGKWVDKWYDTDGSEGKFVREDAIFRHWISRPSEVTPAPKFAAQSGRYHLYVSLACPWAHRTLIFRELKSLQAHIGVTVVEPHMLSNGWEFSGPNQSDDAFHVNGAETDRLNGQDYLYQIYQQAKPDYSGRVTVPVLWDKQLNTIVSNESSEIIRMFNSEFNEITGNVTDFYPLALRSEIDELNEWIYENINNGVYRVGFATTQQAYEEAFEILFAALDRLEQLLSTKRYLTGDQLTEADWRLFTTLIRFDAVYVGHFKTNRNRIVDMPAIYGYMKELYQYPGVAETVNFEHIKQHYYYSHGQINPTRVVPVGPTMDLCSPHRRDVLKS; encoded by the coding sequence ATGGGATTACTACAAGGCGGTAAATGGGTTGATAAGTGGTATGATACCGATGGAAGCGAAGGCAAATTTGTTAGAGAAGACGCGATCTTTCGCCACTGGATCTCACGCCCGAGCGAGGTTACGCCTGCTCCCAAATTTGCAGCGCAATCGGGTCGCTACCATCTCTACGTCTCATTAGCCTGCCCTTGGGCTCATAGAACACTTATCTTCAGAGAGCTAAAATCACTACAGGCACACATTGGCGTTACCGTGGTTGAACCTCACATGTTGAGCAATGGCTGGGAATTTAGCGGACCGAATCAAAGCGATGATGCGTTTCATGTCAACGGCGCAGAAACCGACCGCCTTAATGGCCAAGACTACCTATATCAAATCTATCAACAAGCAAAACCGGACTATAGTGGCCGCGTGACGGTCCCCGTACTTTGGGATAAGCAGCTCAACACCATCGTCAGCAATGAATCCTCTGAGATCATTCGCATGTTTAACAGTGAGTTTAATGAGATAACAGGCAATGTGACCGACTTTTATCCATTAGCGCTACGCAGCGAGATAGACGAGCTAAATGAATGGATATATGAAAACATCAATAATGGTGTGTATCGCGTTGGCTTTGCAACAACCCAGCAAGCCTATGAAGAGGCCTTCGAGATACTGTTTGCAGCGTTAGATAGATTAGAGCAATTGTTATCGACAAAGCGCTATTTAACTGGGGATCAACTCACCGAAGCGGATTGGCGTCTATTTACCACCTTGATCAGGTTCGATGCCGTCTACGTCGGTCATTTTAAAACCAATCGTAATCGAATTGTCGATATGCCAGCCATTTACGGCTATATGAAAGAGCTATATCAATATCCTGGTGTCGCCGAAACCGTCAATTTTGAACATATAAAGCAGCACTACTATTATAGTCACGGGCAGATAAATCCAACGCGAGTGGTACCTGTTGGTCCGACAATGGATCTCTGTAGCCCACATCGACGAGATGTACTGAAAAGCTAA
- a CDS encoding DUF2750 domain-containing protein, which yields MTDSNPVLASFIENVKEHQAVWGLQDETGEGWVVCDSSEYEETDVMPLWSSAEKAKVHCTEEWQDYQPAAIKLEELLEYWIKDLHDDGVLVGIDWVAEQDCLEIDPIGLAKNLVDIEQE from the coding sequence ATGACTGATAGCAATCCCGTTTTAGCAAGCTTTATTGAAAACGTAAAAGAGCACCAAGCCGTTTGGGGCCTTCAAGACGAAACTGGCGAAGGCTGGGTAGTGTGTGATTCTTCTGAATATGAAGAAACCGATGTCATGCCATTATGGTCTAGCGCTGAAAAAGCCAAAGTCCATTGCACTGAAGAGTGGCAAGATTATCAACCTGCTGCGATTAAGCTTGAAGAACTTTTAGAATATTGGATTAAAGACCTTCACGATGATGGGGTACTTGTTGGGATTGATTGGGTGGCTGAGCAAGACTGCTTAGAGATAGACCCTATCGGTCTGGCCAAGAACTTAGTCGATATCGAACAAGAATAA
- a CDS encoding FKBP-type peptidyl-prolyl cis-trans isomerase, translating to MSIKDDMVVQFNYTLRDEAGEVLETNDGLDPIAYLHGHDNMMPGVEKALEGREVGESFSVTLPPEETYGVRNENAEQRVSVKHLQGAKVWKAGMRAIISTDQGQRQVTVIKVGKFMATVDINHPLAGRELTFDLTVVDARDATDEEIAHGHAHGVGGHHH from the coding sequence ATGAGCATTAAAGACGATATGGTCGTACAGTTTAACTATACTTTGCGTGATGAAGCAGGTGAAGTGTTAGAGACCAATGATGGACTCGATCCAATTGCATACCTTCATGGCCATGACAATATGATGCCTGGTGTAGAAAAGGCACTTGAAGGCCGCGAAGTGGGTGAGAGCTTTTCGGTTACCTTACCGCCAGAAGAAACCTATGGCGTTCGCAATGAAAACGCTGAGCAGCGCGTATCGGTTAAGCATCTCCAAGGCGCTAAAGTCTGGAAAGCGGGTATGCGTGCGATTATTAGTACCGATCAAGGTCAGCGTCAAGTGACGGTGATTAAGGTCGGAAAATTCATGGCGACAGTGGATATTAACCACCCATTGGCTGGCCGAGAATTAACTTTTGATCTTACGGTTGTTGATGCTCGTGATGCAACTGATGAAGAGATTGCGCACGGCCACGCACACGGTGTTGGCGGTCATCACCATTAA
- a CDS encoding WYL domain-containing protein produces MDCLDNLSHAQRQRLAFIDFSLQYFGQVSRQDLIAKFATGLAAATRDLASYRALAPNNMQLVHSTKSYHRNSEFVALFNHDPEVILHGLANGFGDGLSHPVQPSAVCVDAVQLIHPNTDIIAGIMRAIQHQQAIAVTYVSVSSGETEREIVPHTLVNNGQRWHVRSFDRTHQVFTDFVVTRIKSVKLSSNEPFDHELANQDNAWQQLVCLVLIPHPSLPHPEAIELDYQMVDGRLTLDSRAALAGYLLRQWSVDCSKDHQIRGGVCQLALENLDVLAKIEHLSIVPGAKSR; encoded by the coding sequence ATGGATTGTCTAGATAACTTGTCTCATGCGCAGCGTCAGCGGCTGGCGTTTATTGATTTTAGTTTGCAATATTTTGGTCAAGTCTCTCGTCAGGACTTAATCGCAAAATTTGCGACCGGCTTAGCTGCGGCAACTCGAGACTTAGCAAGTTATCGAGCGTTAGCGCCCAACAACATGCAGCTGGTGCATAGTACTAAGTCTTATCATCGTAACAGTGAATTTGTGGCGTTATTTAATCACGATCCAGAGGTTATCCTCCATGGCCTTGCCAATGGCTTTGGTGATGGCTTGTCTCATCCTGTACAGCCAAGCGCCGTGTGCGTTGATGCTGTGCAGCTTATTCATCCTAATACCGATATTATTGCGGGTATCATGCGCGCGATTCAGCACCAACAAGCCATAGCCGTGACTTATGTGTCGGTATCATCGGGGGAAACCGAGCGCGAGATTGTGCCTCATACCTTAGTGAATAATGGTCAGCGCTGGCATGTACGTAGTTTCGATAGAACGCATCAGGTATTTACTGATTTTGTGGTAACACGGATTAAGTCGGTAAAGCTAAGTAGTAATGAACCGTTCGACCACGAGTTAGCAAATCAAGATAATGCGTGGCAACAGCTGGTGTGTTTGGTGTTAATTCCTCACCCGAGTTTGCCACATCCCGAAGCGATTGAGCTCGATTATCAGATGGTTGATGGAAGGCTCACCTTGGACAGTCGAGCCGCGTTAGCGGGCTATCTACTTAGACAATGGAGTGTGGATTGCTCTAAAGATCATCAAATCCGCGGTGGTGTGTGTCAATTAGCGCTTGAAAATCTCGATGTTCTGGCAAAAATTGAGCACTTATCCATAGTGCCAGGGGCTAAGTCGAGATAA
- a CDS encoding lytic murein transglycosylase has protein sequence MFACGVSTATYANEAFDSCIVTLKQKAVDAGISTKTIEQTLGQVKYVTRVIELDKKQPEFSQTFNNYFSKRVTDWRVQEGRRLLKKHHQLLLQLQQTYGVPPQYLMAFWGLETNFGSYKGKMPVIDSLTTLACDPRRSTYFTGELIQALKLKEAYKFETSDMVGSWAGAMGHTQFMPSAYAKYAIDADGDGKADLWNSTADALSSAANFLHQLGWARNERWGREVKLPDDYDYQFLGRKDKRPLVKWAELGVRKADGNSLTTPDMQAALYLPAGHTGPAFLGYNNFDVIMRWNRSEFYAIAVGHLADRINGATPLYVAPPKHDNISRDKLKLLQTKLNEKGFDVGKPDGVLGANSRAGLQAYQRSVGLTADGFPSDETFSRMGID, from the coding sequence ATGTTTGCTTGTGGGGTGAGCACTGCGACTTACGCTAATGAAGCATTTGATTCTTGTATCGTTACCTTAAAGCAAAAAGCGGTCGACGCAGGGATTTCAACGAAAACAATTGAGCAAACATTAGGTCAAGTTAAGTATGTTACACGAGTGATTGAACTTGATAAGAAACAACCGGAATTTAGCCAAACCTTCAATAACTACTTTAGTAAACGCGTAACAGACTGGCGTGTACAAGAGGGACGTCGGCTACTGAAAAAGCATCACCAGTTGTTGTTGCAATTGCAACAGACCTATGGCGTACCACCACAATACTTGATGGCGTTTTGGGGGTTAGAAACCAATTTTGGTAGCTATAAAGGTAAGATGCCAGTGATCGATAGCTTAACGACACTCGCGTGCGATCCCAGACGTAGCACTTATTTCACTGGTGAGTTAATTCAAGCGCTAAAGCTTAAAGAAGCGTATAAGTTTGAGACCAGTGACATGGTTGGCTCTTGGGCTGGTGCAATGGGCCATACTCAATTTATGCCATCTGCCTATGCAAAATATGCGATTGATGCCGATGGTGATGGTAAGGCGGATCTTTGGAACAGTACTGCAGATGCATTAAGTTCGGCTGCTAATTTTTTACATCAGCTAGGTTGGGCACGTAATGAAAGGTGGGGCAGAGAGGTCAAATTACCCGATGACTATGATTATCAATTTTTAGGCCGAAAGGATAAACGGCCACTGGTAAAGTGGGCTGAACTGGGGGTTAGAAAGGCTGATGGCAACAGTTTGACTACGCCTGATATGCAAGCAGCACTCTATTTGCCTGCGGGCCACACTGGCCCCGCTTTTCTTGGTTACAATAATTTTGATGTGATCATGCGCTGGAATCGGTCTGAGTTTTATGCCATTGCTGTCGGTCATTTAGCGGATCGGATAAACGGTGCAACGCCACTTTATGTTGCACCGCCTAAACATGACAATATCAGTCGCGATAAACTTAAGTTATTACAAACAAAACTGAATGAAAAAGGCTTTGATGTCGGTAAACCTGATGGCGTTTTAGGCGCTAATTCTCGCGCAGGTTTACAGGCATATCAGCGCAGCGTTGGTCTTACTGCTGATGGTTTTCCTAGTGATGAAACATTTTCCAGAATGGGTATCGATTAG
- a CDS encoding alpha/beta hydrolase — protein MSKQPLERITIEPKQSVEACVIWLHGLGDSGAGFAPVVPLLGIPESLAVRFIFPHSPSIAVTINQGFVMPAWYDIKGMDIDNRADMPGVINSESAIAALIDEQVALGIPADKIVLAGFSQGGVMSLFTGLRYPKTLAGIMALSCYLPTGDKLPSDLSEANRNTPLLQQHGDQDEVVPVTAGFSAYELIKTAGYPTQWQTYSMGHSVLPEQLKDIGKWLTACLS, from the coding sequence ATGTCGAAGCAGCCGTTAGAACGGATCACGATTGAGCCTAAGCAATCTGTTGAGGCCTGTGTTATTTGGTTACATGGGTTAGGAGATTCGGGGGCTGGATTTGCACCTGTCGTGCCCTTACTTGGTATTCCTGAATCATTAGCGGTGAGATTCATTTTCCCGCACTCACCAAGTATTGCTGTCACTATCAATCAAGGCTTTGTGATGCCGGCTTGGTATGACATCAAAGGGATGGATATCGATAACCGAGCTGATATGCCTGGCGTTATTAATTCAGAGTCTGCGATTGCTGCTCTGATAGATGAGCAGGTTGCCTTAGGGATCCCTGCCGATAAAATTGTATTGGCTGGTTTTAGTCAAGGCGGAGTGATGAGTCTATTTACTGGACTTAGGTATCCGAAAACCTTAGCTGGGATCATGGCGCTGTCTTGCTACCTACCGACGGGTGATAAGTTGCCCAGTGATCTCAGTGAAGCTAATCGTAATACGCCGCTATTGCAGCAGCACGGTGATCAAGATGAAGTTGTACCTGTAACTGCTGGTTTTTCGGCTTATGAGTTAATTAAGACAGCCGGTTATCCAACACAATGGCAGACTTACAGTATGGGCCACAGCGTGTTACCTGAACAGTTGAAAGATATTGGAAAGTGGTTAACGGCATGCCTAAGCTAA